The Pseudoxanthomonas sp. SL93 genome segment CAGCTGGTGGACCAACCTGTTCGGCCACGCCGAACCGCGCATCGCCGCCGCCATCGGCGCGCAGGCGATGCAGCTGGAACAGGTGATGCTGGCCGGCTTCACCCATGCGCCGGCGGTGGAACTGGCCGAGCGCCTGCTGGCGATCGCACCGCGCCAGTCCGATCGCGCGCCGCTGGCCAAGGTCTTCTACGCGGACAACGGATCGGCCGGCGTGGAAGTGGCGCTGAAGATGGCGTTCCACTGGTTCCACAACCGCGGCGAACACCGCCGTACCCGCTTCATCGCGCTGGAGAACGGCTACCACGGGGAGACGCTCGGCGCGCTGGCGGTGGGCGACATCCCGCTGTACCGCCGCGTCTATGCCCCGTTGCTGGCCGAGGCCCTGTTCGCCCCATCACCGGATGCCTACCTGGCCCGCCCCGGCGAGTCCGCCGCCGACTGCGCAGCGCGCGCAGCCGATGCCCTGGCGGCGTTGCTGGAACGGCATGCCGGGGAAGTCTGCGCGGTGATCGTCGAACCCCGCGTGCAGTGCGCCGGCGGCATGCGCATGCACCATCCCGACTATCTGGCGCGCGTGCGTGAACTGTGCGATGCCAGTGGCGCGTTCCTGATCGCCGACGAGATCGCGGTCGGCTTCGGCCGCACCGGCACGCTGTTCGCCAGCGAATCCTCGGGCGTGATGCCCGACCTGCTGTGCCTGTCGAAGGGACTCACTGGCGGCTTCCTGCCGTTGGCCGCGGTGCTGGCGACGCAGGCGATCTACGACGGCTTCCTGGACGATTCACGGGAGCGCGCGTTCCTGCATTCGCACAGCTACACCGGCAATCCGCTGGCATGCGCGGCGGCGCTGGCGTCGCTGCAGGTGTTCCGCGATGACGACATCCTCACCCGCAACCGCGCCACCGCCG includes the following:
- the bioA gene encoding adenosylmethionine--8-amino-7-oxononanoate transaminase translates to MRQTNHQVGMLTEADDWRVRDLSVVWHPCTQMREHPDTLPLVPIARGEGAWLIGHDGRRYLDAVSSWWTNLFGHAEPRIAAAIGAQAMQLEQVMLAGFTHAPAVELAERLLAIAPRQSDRAPLAKVFYADNGSAGVEVALKMAFHWFHNRGEHRRTRFIALENGYHGETLGALAVGDIPLYRRVYAPLLAEALFAPSPDAYLARPGESAADCAARAADALAALLERHAGEVCAVIVEPRVQCAGGMRMHHPDYLARVRELCDASGAFLIADEIAVGFGRTGTLFASESSGVMPDLLCLSKGLTGGFLPLAAVLATQAIYDGFLDDSRERAFLHSHSYTGNPLACAAALASLQVFRDDDILTRNRATAAAMTALAEPLSQHRHVADVRQAGMMLAFELTEGGNKATPFPAASRIGLKAYRAALARGVVLRPLGDVLYWMPPYCVDAEQLQLLADVTRAAIDEATA